The genomic stretch ttgacccgtcacaagcttgtgacggatatcgtccgtcacaaatgagaatttgtgttagttGGCAGGTTACGGGTCCGTATACACTTCCCCACGCGGCACATCTCCCCATCTAATTGTCAACACAATTCGCATTTCACCCCCACTCCCGACAATACCGAGAAACCCACGAAAATGGTAGCCAAAAACCGGAACCCGCCATGGTCAGACCTCCCACAAGAACTCCTCTCCACTATAGCCAACTCCTTAACCTCAAACCCCATCTCCATCTTCACCTTCCGTTCCGTTTGCCGTTCATGGCGATCTTCATGTCCCCCTCTTTTCAATTCGCCCCTTCTTTCACCTCTTCTACCTCTCTCCCTTCCCTCTACTTCTTATCACAGTTTCGACGATTCTACCGGTTATTCTATCCTATCCGTCACAGTAATCTACGCTCTCTATCGCCCTCTTCAACTATCACAACCCGAATCCTCATCGCCCGATGCTTGGATTTTATTCGTCGATGAATTCATCTCTAGTAAACTTGGTATTCGAAAACCCTTCTCAAACGTGTCGTATTTTACCCCCATCAATTTTCCAACCAACATTAATTTGATTGATTCTAATGTTCGTGAATTGGGTAGGTTTCATAATTTTAGTTACTCTACTTATTACAATAATGATGGCAGCTGTAAGCTTAGTAAACCGCGATTTTGTGTTACTGATGTTAATAAAGTGGTTATGTTTCCTAATGTTTCGGCAGCTATTGCTCTTCGTGATGACGGGACATTGGAAATGTATAGGTTGGATGTAGGAATTAATGACGGAATTATAGAATGCGAGAATAAACATGATGGTAAAGGGTTTCGCTTTGACGACATTGTTGAATTTAAGGGTAGGGTTTTGGGTGTTGATCGTAGGGGTAGGGTTTATGAGATTAAGTACCATTCGTCTAAGTTGACCCCTTTTGTTGCTCCCATTTGGAGTGGGGGTGGAAGGAGAAAGCGGTTGGTGGAGTCGTTGGGACGGTTGTATATGGTTGTTAGGTGTTATGTTGATCCCGGTCATTACAATAAAATGGCTAGATACAATAAAATGGCTAGATTCAAGGTCAAGGAGGAGATTGGGAAGAAGATTAAGTTTAAGGTGTATGAGCTTAATGAAGGGAAGAAGAAATGGATTGAGATTTCGAGTCTTGGTGATCGGTCTTTTTCTTTTGGTCGTAATTTCTCATTTTCTGCTTCTACCAAGGAATTAGGAACCTCTGTAAAGAACTGCATTTTTTTCACTAGACATAGTTTTCTGTCCTATAGTTCGAATGCTGATGACTTTACGGGGTTCAAAAAGTGTGAGCTTGGCCTTGATATCAGTGTATGTCACTTGCACGAGGCTGATCATTTTGGTGATATTGAATCCTACCCTGGCTACTCGGATTCGTTATGGCCACCACCGAATTGGCTTTGGTCTATTGACAGGTATATGTACAAATGTTTTATTTTGACTTAGCCACGTGATTCATTTTATGAGAAAATTATGAATCTACATTTGATTTCAGCATTCCTGAATGTGAAATTACCCCGGGATTTATATTCCACCCGTGGTTGAGTATATCCTTCTCAATTCATTTGTACCTTGATGCTTCCGACAAGGCTTGTATCACGATGATTGAAGTGAGGGAAGTCGTTTAACTAGAGGATTTGTATGATCACATGCCGGTGAATTACTCTATGCTTGTTTTGAATTTATGCAATGTGAATATGTGTCCTTTTCCCCTATCCCATTTTCCTCCTTtgatttccttttttgtttttaataaaaacTTGAAGCTATGAAATCCCATACTCCAATTGATCAAATTTTGTTTGGATAACCCATGGTGAGTTGGTGATCATGAGTGATTTTCAGGCACTGATGTTTCTGACTTTCTGCTCTTTATTAGGAGGGTTCGTAAAAGAAAAAGTAACTTAAATTGGAGGCAAAAAGAATCATGAAATCAATTTGGGGAAAGGAGAGGCTCAGTAGAGCAAAAAGAAGACGGAGGATATGAAATTTGGATAAAAAGTGGCAACTGACGTAAATATCCCCGTAATCATGTGCTTTCAGGAACTTAAAGTTGGTTTCTTAATTCTATTGCCGAAATGATTTTGGTGTTCGAGATAATAAGAGAAAAATATCAAGTAGCGTTGTAGGCGTTACAACTAGAGTGGAATTGAAACATCGTCTAATTTCCTCAAGTTCTGAATTTTTCTTGCAGGTTGAATCGTGTTACGATACTTGAAAGTGCAATTGAAGGAATACTTGACAAGGTTCCTGAGAACTATAAGGTTTTCTCTCTTTTATGCCCACTGCTAAGACTTTGATGCTCTTACCTGTATTTTACTGCACCATGAAGTTGAATAGTTCAGACACTTAACATTAAGGCACAAATAGTTGGAAAATATTAACTACCACCATTGGTACTAGTAAATTGAATGGACAAGGGGCCAAAGTTCTCAATGTATTTAGTAAGAGTCGTAGTTTTAGAGAGAGCGTTATAGACGCTTCAGATGATTGTATGCTGAGGCACATATGATGGAACTTTATTAATCATCATTAGCATTTAGCGCTAGTATTACGTGAATTTATGGTAGCTGCCAGATGATTATTTTTTGATGATGCTAAGATCTTTTCCATTTTAAGTGGAGCCATGACTTGCAAATCTTTGAGTTCGGAATATTATGAAATTAAGCAGACTCGCTAGAGTGTGTGCTTCTTCTAGCGTTAAATAGCACTGGGTGGATGGAATTATCAATGCAATTTGTATCACggctcatttgtaatcatcctgTTTGTGTTGAATCGTAAGTTCGTAACATAGGGGTAAGGCTATATATATTTGACCTATTATCTCCCAGTTGATGTTAATGTTTAAGATTTGTGGGTGCGCAGCTCTGTTGCACTGAAAGATGGATTAGTGTCTCTAGTTGCACGTTTTCAGTTTATTATTTCCATACGTTTGTTCAAAATATGTATGTGGAATTTTGAACAAAGATATGGAAATGACTTGAAATGAGGGAGTATGAAGCATGTAGAAGTCCTGTAAATTGACAATTGTGTAATGCAGACCGATGTTGAGAGAGCTGATGACCCGAATCCAGCCGTCCTGAAATTTGTGAAGGTTATTCTCAGGTTGAAGAAAATGGTGATCAAATTCCAAGAGGAAGAAATTGCGTGCAAGAATAAACTTCAGCAGGCAACGGACAAATTGAATCAAGTACTCGTAATTATTACTCCTATCTCGTGCTTTATTAAAATATAGTGATGATAGGCTTCTTCCTCTTAGAAATTATGAAGTATATGAGATTCATCACTTGTTTGTTATTTTTAGGTGGACGACTTGTTTGAGCAGACAAAAACATGGAGTCATGCAACGGCTGAAGAAACATATGGAATTACTGATTTTTGCAAGATGAGGCAGGCTTATCATGAGGGTTTTTCAGACTTGAAATTAGGCATACTGCGTATGGATTCACATCTATTCTGTATCGAGGAATTTTTCACGGAAGTGGAAATGTCCATGACACCACGACTTGCGCCTATAGTGACACTGGCACAGTAGTCTCCAAACTTGGTTACTCTCGAGATTCGAAAAGCACATTTTGTGGCTTTCATGACATAAGTCTCATATCTGTGACATGATTGGGTGTTACATTTATCTTTGATTACTTGTGAATTGTCTCAACAACTCGATCATCTAAAGCTGTAGCCTGGACTCCCGAGAGCAAGTGCTTACAGAAAGTCTAGTAGGTTTGGTCTGAAACATGATCTGTTTCACGTCGTTTTTGTGTAATTTTTTGCAGTTCTGATGACAATTACTTTTAATGTCTAATTTCATTTCATAATGAATTCGGAGGAGCAAAAATCTGTGTTTCGATTTTTGTAAGGAATTTATGGGAAGATAAATTGTTTGGATTATTTCCCTCTGTGAGATTCACATTATTTCCTCCATAAAGACTACAAAGTTGGGGTCTTTATTCTATGAACATTGTTGTTTGAAGTAATGAGCATATGGAGGGTCCATGGACGGGTCAATCTGGTTTGAAGACGAGAAGTTGTTGACCCTAGTTGCGAATTTTGAGCAGTGGGAAGTCCCTATGGTATGTACCAGAGAGTGCAATCATGTCCCTTTGGGTTAGATTGTGCTTGGTAAACATTAATACAAGCTGAGCTAAGTTGAATTCGAGCTCAGGTAACTTCCCCGTCACGTCTGTCGCCTTGAACAAGAGCCCATCTCGTCGTCCAAGTTCCACATTCAATGAAGTGCCTCCTGTCTATACATAATCCATTGcaagtagggatggcaatgggtcggggacccgacccagaccctgagggtcggaccctaacgggtcgggtatgggtctcattttttcagacccaatgggtatgggtcgggtatgggtcttcagaaaatatttcgggtccggatccgggtctaagttatgagacccatacccgacccttagaccctttattaaagaaaaaaaaaaatcaaaattacaacttttctgaattcatactgacAGACTGTAGAAACTCAACTAAggctctttctcttccctcatcccataaagtgataaaactcaaccaaactcttctgacaataccaccactccaccactgacacaagaaaaccaccaccacagcactgatacgcgaccaacaaccacctctctaatagccggcgaccgacaaccaccattaacggcagattaataaactcatagtgttaaagtagtatgaattttttcttttttaatattatagacccattgctgttaatcttgttactaaagtggctgaaactcggacccaTGGGTAaacccagaccctacccttacccatagggtccgggtatgggtcctcaaattttagacccttgcgggtctgggtcgggtacgggtccaaaggaaaaatctcgggtcgggtccgggtctaggcgaaccctacccattgccatccctaattGCAAGAATGCATAATTATACAAATTTTATTATCTACACTTCCGGTCATTGTATTAAATCTAGGCTACGATTCAATTGTCGAGTATTTGTTGTAGAGCCGTATAGGCGTTACTTCAAATGCTCGAGAAAATGGTTACGGAGTAATCCGTATCCGACTCTATACTATTGAAAATGGAAAATGGGGGCTCCGGGCTCGTATGATAAAATTAGTGTAAGAGACTACTCCCTCCGTTTCAGTGATATGTTTATTTATACTCTTTTTATTTCCTAatcacaaaataaaagaaaaacatcTCACTAGAACAGAGGGTGTAGTACTCAATCTTAAGttacagctagtcttgcttgtgacggggcTAATCCCTTCACAagtttgtgacctctcacaaaaagggagaggggacaaggtggggcatacccatgtgcttcccaccggcaatgggcattttgtgataggtaacggtatccgtcacaagtttgtaacggatatcgtccgtcttcaatgagattttgtgcttcATTTATTTTTGAAACTTCAAATTAGAATAGTGTtaaaatatttaatattattcattatttaTCTGACCTTAGATCGTTTAGGGACAAAATCTAGACCGTTGAAAGAGTGTTGATGGAAATGATGGTCTATATACCCCAAAACCCTATGTAAACCTCTAGAAGATACCCCATAATTTCAGACaacattttaattttattttaatatttCAAAACTCAAAAGCAAAATACAAATGGCGCTATCTCGTGCACTCTCCAACATCAACAAATACATTTCCTCCACCGCAGCCGTCACCACCTTCCGCCGCAACAACAGCTCAGCCGCCGAAGAACGATTATTAAAGACTGCCAAGTACAACGGTTTCCTAACCAAAGGCTTTTCACTCTCAGATCTGATTTACTTCACTGGCAAGGACTACGTATTCCGGTTCGACGTACCCGGAATCCGTCAAGCTAACCTCCGCTGCACCGCCACCGGTTCCAAGTTCAGTTTCACGGCCCAGGAGCCGAAAACACACCGGTTCGGGATAGGAATCTGTGAACCGAGGTATTATGAGGGTCAAATTGAACTTGACCCTCTTGTTTACCAGCCGGAGCGGTTCACTGCTAAGGTCAACAATGGCGTCCTCTTGATTCAGATTCCCAAAATCCTGGGTTCAGCCGGTATGGGTTGGATTTGTGTTTACATTGGTCAGCTGAAGGCATACGTTGATGCGGATGGCAAAACCACTATTTCGCCCAACCCGTATTATTAACTatcttattaattaattaattaatgtttTAGTGGTATTATTAGTGTTTTAATTGGTGGATAATAAGCACCAAAAATATCTTAGTCTAATAGTTAAACGGATAATAGGTCCGGTTCGAATCTCCCTCCCCTCACTAGACCAAAAAGCAAAATAACAGTACGGCAGTAAATGGGGAATGTTCTTGTTCTTAGGTGGTTGTTTATTAATGGGGATTGCCTTCTACTTCTATTAATTAAGTACTCACTAAGTATTGTAGTTCGTTGCTACTTAATGCAAACTACCCAGTATAATaatccctcctattcactatattcttcccctttattTTTTACCCAAGAAATAAGgaagtgaatttggaccacacaaaatacaCTATCCCACTTgccattgaatttggaccacacaaatcaacccaaaaaagaaaatagggaagaaaacccgaataacaaaataaagaaatagggaagaaaaaccCTAAATAGGAGCGAGTATTTGTTTCTTTTAATTTTcaatgtttttgttttgtttgatctaATTTTTAAATGCGTAATACCTTTGATACGGTGATACATCATTTCTTGTTTAAGACTGCTCACACACTTAATAAAAAAATCCAGGATTTTTTGAGAGATTTTAACTTTCAACGTTTTTAAATTAGACCACCAACTGATGGTGATAAACTTATACTTCAGCCGAGCAACGGCCCATCGACTTGGGAATTGCACGCGACAAGCATTCATAATTGTTCTTTACAGGTTTTTTCAAACTACTTGCTCAATCGTGCGCTAGCGCTCATGGTCCTACTGTTTCTAACTACAATTTAATCCAAACCAAAGGTATGTTTTTTTGATACTACTTATGACCGTAGAGAATCTTTGATATTACTCATGACCGACCCAAGTCACCCGACCAACTCGAGCAAACCTCACCTAGTAGAACTCGAGAATTTTGCAAACTGAACCTGACCAGATATATAATGACCCATAACCCAACATGTTAATAAGAACAAGAAGCCCAAGACCTAATCCTAGCCAGACTGGCTCCAAGTAAACGGCTCCCTCAAGCCTATAATAGAATTATACAGTAGCTGTTAGAGTTGGCCATCAGCACGGGCTGGTTCGGACCCGGCCCGCTTTGACCCGTTATTTTATGCAACTTGGCCGGACCCGACTTTAGCCCGCCGTTAACCCTGGCCTAGCCCGGGTCCTAAAATTTCAGCCCGGCTCGGCCTTGGCTagccattttagcaaaaataaaataaaaaaattgtaaggcccgccagcccgACCCGCCATTGGCCCGCCTCAGGTCCTGGCCTGGGTCAAACATATCCCAGCCCGGTCCGATCAAGCCCGCCCCTTCCCCCTGACATGGCCCGGGCCTGACTTGGAAAGCCTGGCCCGCCCGACCCGAGTACAGGTCTAGTAGCTGTtaacatactccctcctagtcaCTATATTGTTTCCATTTGATATGTAcacaatacttaaggaaaagtattaaaataggagtaaaagagttgtgtggggttggtgataggagagatggatgaattattagtagttaaataaagaattgtggggtcaaaacataaaggaaagtaataaaataggagtaaatgTGTTGTGTGAGGGTttagtgataggagagaggaatgaataaaattgatggggcatattctgcaccgctgaccaagtcaacatattgagcaaggtcaaggatatccacaacaagtcaacgactcagacagcttagccgatgcaacccatcggacTGTCACCTGGTCTCTACCGGCAACCGAtcaccgggacacatatccgcgtactcatatccaagaccctcggtaGGCCgacatgggtccatcggccgagggtagaacggtctttccacctgctagccacttggccacttggccactacgtgacaaaaggtgaaagcctataaatactcctcaaccttcattgaggaaaggatccagaaatgaacctaagaatcactattcatctggtaatatcttccttatctctctacaatatatccttagccgagtaataacaacttatcccactaagttcactgacttgagcgtcgaagTGAATACgtttggcacaaagccaagccctcatttcgttcattgttgcaggagaggccgagaggaacgatagagacgtgaggaatccaactcgagacatcattctacaagccacgggtggtaaccatacttgctctggaatcacacccggaacaattggcgccgtctgtggggatagacactagaagctagtcacattcattcccaaacaaaaaaaatacacacaaaaaacccacccccaaagccaagaagatgtcgaaagaacaagaggcattcgtgaccgacgaaaccgaattctaccaagatgataccatCCACAAATCCGGAGTTGTGCAACCCTCCGGTCAAGTGATTCAACCGAGTACGGATGCCAACAATACCGGACACTCCGCCGCTGCCgacaggtcaccatcatgggacatgtggttgacgtagcaaaaccgaAGATGCTCCTAGACCTGGTGGGAGTACGCGgccacactgtcacgccgacaagagcggcggaaaccgtccaggagaccagggcccaaaatgtgaccccaagaaacttgaacgaagcattaggagaagccgaccctgtcaagacaccgggggagcccaaagtggtcgtggtagacctaagtccttctcgcactcgtgagaAGACTGCGTCGCCGCGGCACGAACGAGGCACATCCCGGAGGAGCGAGAGAAGCCCAACTcgtcagagttggagaagaagcccgaggagaagtccttctcgctacgaggagagaagccggactaggaatgcgaggagccgatcgccgcgtgtcgtccgACATGTGGTCAGGcaacccctcagcgcctacgtcctagatactccgatgccgactaagctgaagttaccacctatagcatacaaaggggaaggtgacccgactgaccacgtcgaggcttacgagtctcacatgtcagtatgggagcaacctgatgaggtttggtgccgaatcttcccaacgacactgcatgggatggcatagagttggtacaaggggctgcccgacgggtcggtatactgttacgccgacctaaaggacgcattCCTAGCCGAGTATTCCTGCAAcaaaaggagggccgtggagacatcggacctcctgactatcagacaggagggaggcgagtctctccggagttatgtgaagaggttcgacgccaaggttcagcaaattcgtgagctgaacagcgaactggcagccttcgcgctgatgaaaggcctcccaaaggGGGACCTAAAAAACGAGCTTATCAAATGCGGCGGCCTGACCTTTGACGCCGCCAGACAATTGGCTGATCAAGCCATTAAAGTggaagactaccacaaaacctgggtaggccctagCGAGGCCAAACCCTCAGAAAagaggagccgccgggaggacaacacGCATGAATTACGCCGCGACAACAATCGATCACGGTCtggtgaaagacgccgtgacaataataggtcacggcccgATAAACCTGgcaggaaacaggactcgacgggcgccgggtggagttcgggatcGTACCgccagaggcggtatagtgataagacccccctcgtcgtatcggccgccgaggtcttcaccctgagcaaaagcgagggccagaagtgggaaaggccccccaagccgaagggaga from Silene latifolia isolate original U9 population chromosome 2, ASM4854445v1, whole genome shotgun sequence encodes the following:
- the LOC141643739 gene encoding F-box protein SKIP23-like isoform X1, which translates into the protein MVAKNRNPPWSDLPQELLSTIANSLTSNPISIFTFRSVCRSWRSSCPPLFNSPLLSPLLPLSLPSTSYHSFDDSTGYSILSVTVIYALYRPLQLSQPESSSPDAWILFVDEFISSKLGIRKPFSNVSYFTPINFPTNINLIDSNVRELGRFHNFSYSTYYNNDGSCKLSKPRFCVTDVNKVVMFPNVSAAIALRDDGTLEMYRLDVGINDGIIECENKHDGKGFRFDDIVEFKGRVLGVDRRGRVYEIKYHSSKLTPFVAPIWSGGGRRKRLVESLGRLYMVVRCYVDPGHYNKMARYNKMARFKVKEEIGKKIKFKVYELNEGKKKWIEISSLGDRSFSFGRNFSFSASTKELGTSVKNCIFFTRHSFLSYSSNADDFTGFKKCELGLDISVCHLHEADHFGDIESYPGYSDSLWPPPNWLWSIDRLNRVTILESAIEGILDKVPENYKTDVERADDPNPAVLKFVKVILRLKKMVIKFQEEEIACKNKLQQATDKLNQVDDLFEQTKTWSHATAEETYGITDFCKMRQAYHEGFSDLKLGILRMDSHLFCIEEFFTEVEMSMTPRLAPIVTLAQ
- the LOC141643739 gene encoding F-box protein SKIP23-like isoform X2 — protein: MVAKNRNPPWSDLPQELLSTIANSLTSNPISIFTFRSVCRSWRSSCPPLFNSPLLSPLLPLSLPSTSYHSFDDSTGYSILSVTVIYALYRPLQLSQPESSSPDAWILFVDEFISSKLGIRKPFSNVSYFTPINFPTNINLIDSNVRELGRFHNFSYSTYYNNDGSCKLSKPRFCVTDVNKVVMFPNVSAAIALRDDGTLEMYRLDVGINDGIIECENKHDGKGFRFDDIVEFKGRVLGVDRRGRVYEIKYHSSKLTPFVAPIWSGGGRRKRLVESLGRLYMVVRCYVDPGHYNKMARYNKMARFKVKEEIGKKIKFKVYELNEGKKKWIEISSLGDRSFSFGRNFSFSASTKELGTSVKNCIFFTRHSFLSYSSNADDFTGFKKCELGLDISVCHLHEADHFGDIESYPGYSDSLWPPPNWLWSIDRLNRVTILESAIEGILDKVPENYKVEENGDQIPRGRNCVQE